The window GGCAGCCGGCGCGCCGTCGATCCCGGCCGCAAAGATTCACAGCCGCCTGGCTGCGGAGTGAGTGCCTACGACGTCGACTACGCGCCCGCCGCCGACCGCGACCTCAAGCGCATCCGCAAGAGCAACCCCCAGGCTGCCGAGCAGATCGAGACCACCGTCAAGAAGCTGGCGATCAACCCACGCCCGGCGAAATCGACGAACATCGTCGGTTCGGCCGGGGAGTACCGCTTGGAGGTGAAGGGCAAGTGGGGGTCCTTCCGCGTCCGGTATGAGGTCCACGACGGGAAGCTGCTCGTGCTCGTCCTAGCGGTCGCAGACCGAAAGGACATCTACAAGCGGAAGTGATGACCAACGCACGACGGCACCGCTCCCGGCATGTAGCGGCGCGGACGATCTTGCGCTCATGGTTCCTCTCTATGTCAAGGGGCCCTTGCGACGACGTCCATCGGTGGGGATGCTGGTTCCTGCGGGTCCGGGAAGTGGCTCATCCGAAGAACCGACACCGGGGTCGCAGTCGGTCGCGCTGGA of the Kineococcus mangrovi genome contains:
- a CDS encoding type II toxin-antitoxin system RelE family toxin, whose translation is MSAYDVDYAPAADRDLKRIRKSNPQAAEQIETTVKKLAINPRPAKSTNIVGSAGEYRLEVKGKWGSFRVRYEVHDGKLLVLVLAVADRKDIYKRK